One window from the genome of Alphaproteobacteria bacterium CG11_big_fil_rev_8_21_14_0_20_39_49 encodes:
- a CDS encoding 16S rRNA (uracil(1498)-N(3))-methyltransferase: protein MPKIRIYIDNKLEQNGFVELAKEQAHYLCNVMRQKQGDEISVFNAKDGEWQAAITAISKKNCSVQAKKQTRPQNDEPDIWLCFAPVKNAPINNLVQKATELGASRLIPVQTQRTVVSRVNTDRLRLIAIEAAEQSGRLTVPQIDEPVQLDKLLDRWGEDRGLILCDESGGGKPFAKALKDAKFNKYAIIIGPEGGFTQSEFEIMKNKPYVIGVGMGPRILRADTAAIVALASFMNILGDWDEQPNFVE, encoded by the coding sequence ATGCCGAAAATAAGAATCTACATAGATAATAAGCTGGAACAAAACGGATTTGTAGAACTTGCAAAAGAGCAGGCTCACTATCTTTGTAACGTCATGCGGCAAAAACAAGGTGATGAAATATCTGTTTTCAACGCAAAAGACGGTGAATGGCAGGCGGCAATAACTGCAATATCTAAAAAGAACTGCTCCGTACAGGCAAAAAAACAGACCAGACCGCAAAATGATGAGCCTGATATTTGGCTTTGCTTTGCCCCTGTTAAAAATGCACCGATAAATAATCTGGTGCAAAAAGCTACCGAGCTTGGAGCGTCAAGGCTGATACCTGTTCAGACTCAAAGAACGGTCGTCTCAAGGGTCAATACCGATAGGTTGAGGCTGATAGCTATAGAAGCCGCGGAGCAATCAGGAAGGCTTACCGTTCCACAAATCGATGAGCCTGTACAACTTGATAAGCTGCTCGATCGGTGGGGGGAGGATAGAGGATTGATATTATGCGACGAGTCGGGAGGCGGAAAACCATTTGCAAAAGCACTAAAGGACGCAAAATTTAACAAATATGCGATAATTATAGGTCCTGAAGGAGGTTTTACGCAATCAGAATTTGAAATAATGAAAAATAAGCCTTATGTTATAGGCGTGGGTATGGGACCTAGGATATTAAGAGCCGATACCGCAGCGATAGTCGCACTGGCTAGTTTTATGAATATTTTAGGAGATTGGGATGAACAACCCAACTTTGTCGAATGA
- a CDS encoding alpha/beta hydrolase: MPIILFILFFISSCTYNPMPKRLAIADGIALKNMMERSLVQTDGFSVMSYQRITNPAKPANIYIEGDGFAWASAGRLSVNPTPKNPVALKLASLDKSENVIYLARPCQYVDLKSDRLCDAKFWSGSKYSKLVVDSLGQAVDNIKTYTKVDKINLIGFSGGGAIAAILAATRDDVLSFRSVAGNLDHVAFNKYHKVDQLNDSLNAADFADDLKGLPQMYLSGIDDTVVPPVIAENFAKKVDSTKGCVELVNLPDVTHHKGWERHWNEIINKSLKCQYKNNG; encoded by the coding sequence ATGCCTATAATTTTATTTATATTATTTTTTATATCATCATGCACATACAACCCCATGCCTAAAAGGCTTGCGATAGCAGACGGTATAGCTTTGAAAAATATGATGGAAAGGTCATTGGTGCAAACCGATGGCTTTTCCGTTATGTCTTACCAAAGGATTACAAATCCTGCAAAACCGGCTAACATATATATCGAAGGCGATGGCTTTGCCTGGGCATCTGCCGGACGGTTATCGGTTAACCCGACACCGAAAAATCCTGTTGCACTAAAACTTGCATCTTTAGACAAGTCCGAGAACGTGATATATCTGGCAAGACCGTGCCAGTATGTTGACTTAAAATCAGACCGATTGTGCGATGCAAAATTCTGGAGCGGAAGTAAGTATTCAAAGCTAGTTGTTGATTCTTTGGGGCAGGCTGTTGATAATATCAAGACCTATACTAAAGTGGACAAAATTAATCTTATAGGATTTTCAGGCGGTGGTGCGATAGCTGCGATATTAGCCGCTACCCGTGATGATGTTTTGTCTTTTAGAAGCGTTGCCGGAAATCTGGATCATGTCGCTTTTAACAAATACCACAAAGTAGACCAACTTAATGACTCGCTAAATGCAGCCGATTTTGCCGATGATTTAAAGGGGCTGCCGCAAATGTATTTGTCGGGTATAGATGATACGGTCGTGCCGCCTGTTATTGCAGAGAATTTTGCTAAAAAGGTAGATAGTACAAAAGGATGCGTTGAGCTTGTCAATTTGCCCGACGTTACCCATCATAAGGGGTGGGAACGGCATTGGAATGAAATAATTAATAAGTCTTTAAAATGCCAGTATAAAAACAACGGGTAG
- the gshA gene encoding glutamate--cysteine ligase has product MNNPTLSNEAEKPIPDIRKIIKDIIISRGDEVDKWFEDISEKTPPFFYNSVDLRNSGFKLAPVDTNLFPAGFNNLNETERKKAEKTTKEFFAKYHPKVKKILIVAEDHTRNVYYLENIAYLTSIIKGAGLQVCTTNLATSESGEDVTLKSASDMDVIFKPAIRDGNRVKTKCGFDPDFILVNNDLTDGAPELLKDVEQIVSPPVGFGWYRRRKTSHFETYNNMARDFSNKFNIDPWLITTYFQRCGVVDFKERKGIECVALRVDKTIDKIKAKYDEYGIKEEPYVFIKSDRGTYGMGIMTASSGDEVFEMSKKIRNKMNTIKGGIQNTEVIIQEGVPTIDEVEGHPAEPMIYMIGAKPAGCIYRLNTQKDSYGNLNAKGMGFASISSHTNDKQVCDSLGLISRIASHAAAWECYEEIYSI; this is encoded by the coding sequence ATGAACAACCCAACTTTGTCGAATGAGGCTGAAAAGCCGATACCGGATATAAGAAAAATAATTAAAGATATAATAATCAGCAGAGGCGATGAGGTCGATAAATGGTTCGAGGATATCTCTGAAAAAACACCTCCGTTTTTCTATAATTCGGTAGATTTGAGAAATTCCGGTTTTAAACTCGCCCCTGTCGATACGAACCTGTTTCCTGCAGGATTCAATAACCTGAATGAAACCGAGCGTAAAAAAGCAGAAAAAACCACTAAGGAGTTTTTTGCAAAATACCACCCGAAGGTAAAAAAAATACTGATAGTAGCCGAAGACCATACTCGTAACGTATATTATCTGGAAAATATTGCCTACCTGACTTCTATAATCAAAGGAGCGGGGCTACAGGTTTGTACCACTAATCTTGCTACTAGCGAATCGGGGGAAGATGTTACCCTAAAATCCGCCTCAGATATGGACGTTATCTTTAAACCTGCCATACGTGACGGCAACCGTGTTAAAACAAAATGCGGCTTTGACCCTGACTTTATTCTGGTAAATAATGACCTGACAGACGGTGCGCCTGAACTTCTAAAAGATGTGGAGCAGATAGTATCGCCTCCGGTGGGCTTTGGCTGGTATAGAAGGCGTAAGACATCGCATTTTGAAACATATAATAATATGGCAAGGGATTTTAGTAATAAATTTAATATAGACCCTTGGCTCATAACAACTTATTTCCAAAGATGCGGCGTAGTTGATTTTAAAGAAAGAAAGGGTATTGAGTGTGTAGCCTTGAGGGTTGATAAAACAATAGATAAAATTAAAGCCAAATATGATGAATACGGCATTAAAGAAGAGCCGTATGTGTTTATAAAGTCCGACAGGGGGACTTACGGCATGGGAATAATGACGGCAAGCTCAGGCGATGAAGTTTTTGAAATGAGCAAGAAAATACGCAATAAGATGAACACCATCAAAGGCGGCATACAAAATACCGAGGTTATAATACAAGAGGGCGTACCGACAATAGATGAGGTTGAAGGACACCCTGCCGAACCGATGATATATATGATAGGTGCAAAACCGGCAGGCTGCATTTACCGCCTGAATACGCAAAAAGACTCATACGGCAATTTAAACGCCAAAGGAATGGGGTTTGCAAGCATCTCAAGCCATACTAACGATAAACAGGTTTGTGATTCCTTGGGGCTTATATCAAGAATAGCATCACATGCCGCCGCTTGGGAATGCTATGAGGAAATTTATAGTATTTAA
- a CDS encoding alkyl hydroperoxide reductase, with protein sequence MSVLVGKEAPDFTAPAVMPDNQINDNFNLKSYLNGKVGILFFYPLDFTFVCPSEIISFNNKLSEFKSRNVEVIAVSVDSKFSHLAWKNTPVNNGGIGQVQFPIVSDLTKQISRNYDVLIEGAGVALRGTFLIDKNGIVRNQVVNDLPLGRSIDEALRIVDALNFHEENGEVCPAGWNRGSEGMKASPEGVAKYLDKNASSL encoded by the coding sequence ATGAGTGTTTTAGTTGGAAAGGAAGCCCCTGATTTTACGGCTCCTGCGGTAATGCCCGATAATCAGATCAATGATAATTTTAACCTTAAATCATACTTAAACGGCAAAGTGGGGATATTATTTTTCTACCCGCTTGATTTTACTTTTGTATGCCCGTCGGAAATCATTTCATTCAATAACAAATTAAGCGAGTTCAAAAGCCGTAACGTTGAGGTTATAGCTGTTAGTGTCGACTCAAAATTCAGCCACCTTGCATGGAAAAACACCCCTGTAAATAACGGCGGTATCGGTCAGGTTCAGTTCCCTATAGTTTCCGACCTTACAAAACAGATTTCAAGAAATTATGATGTATTGATAGAAGGTGCAGGCGTTGCACTTCGCGGTACGTTCCTTATCGATAAAAACGGTATTGTTCGTAATCAGGTGGTAAACGATCTTCCGTTGGGACGTAGCATTGATGAGGCTTTGCGTATCGTAGATGCTCTTAACTTCCATGAGGAAAACGGCGAAGTATGTCCTGCCGGTTGGAACAGGGGTTCTGAGGGAATGAAAGCATCTCCTGAAGGCGTTGCCAAATACTTGGATAAGAACGCTTCGAGTCTTTAA
- the folK gene encoding 2-amino-4-hydroxy-6-hydroxymethyldihydropteridine diphosphokinase → MVILGLGSNFGNRMDYLSKAVNKLSKSVLAAVEMSNIYESTAILKNGSPDSWNQKFLNMAIRGETHLSPSELLKQIKMIEKELGRLDRGVWAPREIDIDILAYDNIYINNDELTIPHKHLYTRPFALVPLAELAPNWQCPMEGAFKGKTAYEITDQLISSSNEELIKTDNKITISDILVA, encoded by the coding sequence ATGGTTATTTTAGGACTGGGAAGTAATTTCGGCAACAGAATGGATTACCTGTCAAAAGCGGTAAACAAGTTAAGCAAGTCGGTACTTGCGGCTGTTGAGATGTCTAATATATATGAATCGACTGCGATATTAAAGAACGGTTCGCCCGATTCATGGAACCAGAAATTCCTTAATATGGCAATACGCGGTGAAACACATCTTTCACCTTCCGAATTGTTAAAACAAATAAAGATGATAGAAAAGGAGCTTGGTCGTCTTGACAGGGGCGTTTGGGCTCCAAGGGAAATTGATATCGACATATTGGCTTATGATAATATTTACATAAATAATGACGAGCTGACAATACCCCATAAGCATTTATATACAAGACCGTTTGCCTTAGTGCCGCTGGCGGAGCTTGCCCCTAACTGGCAATGTCCGATGGAGGGTGCTTTCAAGGGCAAGACCGCATATGAAATCACAGACCAGTTGATAAGTTCAAGCAATGAAGAGCTTATCAAAACCGATAATAAAATTACTATCAGCGATATTTTAGTAGCGTAA
- a CDS encoding oxygen-dependent coproporphyrinogen oxidase produces MATEKQQDNRLEEKKQLAAAWFEKLRDDICAEFEKIEDELADSDKPVGRFERKNWDREGGGGGQMSVMRGRVFEKVGVNISTVFGNFSDEFAKQIPGAEENPEFFATGISLVAHMHSPLVPAVHFNTRFIVTSKSWFGGGGDLNPMFEKDEDTNDFHAAFKEACDKHDPEYYPKFKKWCDEYFFIKHRNESRGVGGIFYDYLDSGNWQNDFEFTKDVGKAFLDIYPKIVRRNMLQEWSQEQREHQLFKRGRYTEFNLVYDRGTKFGLMTGGNTEAILMSLPPVAKWT; encoded by the coding sequence ATGGCAACCGAAAAACAGCAGGATAACCGTCTTGAAGAAAAAAAACAGCTAGCTGCCGCATGGTTTGAAAAGCTCAGGGACGATATTTGTGCCGAATTTGAAAAAATAGAAGATGAATTGGCAGATTCCGATAAGCCTGTGGGGAGGTTTGAACGTAAAAACTGGGACAGAGAAGGCGGCGGTGGCGGTCAGATGTCCGTTATGCGAGGTCGTGTTTTTGAAAAAGTAGGGGTGAATATCTCAACCGTGTTCGGAAATTTCAGTGATGAGTTTGCAAAGCAAATTCCCGGAGCGGAAGAAAATCCGGAATTCTTTGCAACAGGTATATCGCTGGTAGCACATATGCATTCCCCGTTAGTTCCTGCCGTGCATTTTAACACCAGATTCATTGTAACGTCAAAAAGCTGGTTCGGTGGTGGTGGCGATTTAAACCCCATGTTTGAAAAAGATGAAGATACAAACGACTTCCATGCAGCATTTAAAGAAGCATGTGATAAGCATGACCCCGAATATTACCCTAAATTCAAAAAATGGTGTGATGAATATTTCTTTATAAAACACAGGAACGAATCACGTGGAGTAGGCGGGATATTTTACGATTATTTAGATAGCGGTAACTGGCAAAATGACTTTGAGTTTACTAAAGATGTAGGTAAGGCTTTTCTTGATATATACCCTAAAATTGTGCGTCGCAACATGCTTCAAGAGTGGAGTCAAGAGCAAAGAGAACATCAGTTATTTAAACGTGGACGCTATACCGAGTTCAATCTTGTATATGACAGAGGGACAAAATTCGGTCTTATGACGGGCGGTAATACCGAAGCGATTTTGATGTCATTGCCCCCTGTGGCAAAGTGGACTTAG
- the rocD gene encoding ornithine--oxo-acid transaminase: protein MDSIIAKENQYTAKNYHPLHVVLKRGKGVYVWDVEGKRYIDMMSAYSAVSHGHGHPRLLSALEHQAKSLCIVSRAFHSDKLAPFLEKLCTISHMDMALPMNTGAEAVETAIKAARLWGYKVKGIAKNKAKIIVADGNFHGRTTTIISFSSDKEYKEGFGPLTPGFISVPFGDEKALQKAITPDVCAFLVEPMQGEGGIIIPPKGWLQKVQKICKENNVLLILDEIQTGLGRTGKMFAFSHEIDKPDGLILGKALGGGIMPVSMFLAKKEVMEQFKPGSHGSTFGGNPLAAAIGMEALNVLMEENLAENSQFLGQYMKKRIKKINSPLIKDVRGKGLWIGVEIDKKYASARTVCEEMLKKGVLSKETHETVVRFAPPLVITKGVIDEVIGILDETLTEIEYKS, encoded by the coding sequence GTGGATTCAATAATTGCAAAAGAAAACCAATATACCGCAAAGAACTACCACCCTTTACATGTTGTTTTAAAAAGAGGGAAGGGTGTTTATGTCTGGGATGTTGAGGGCAAGCGTTATATAGACATGATGAGTGCTTATTCTGCCGTAAGCCACGGGCATGGTCATCCAAGGCTATTATCAGCACTTGAGCATCAGGCAAAGAGCCTGTGTATAGTTTCAAGGGCTTTCCACTCGGATAAATTAGCTCCTTTTCTTGAAAAATTATGTACAATATCGCATATGGATATGGCATTGCCTATGAACACGGGGGCAGAAGCGGTAGAAACCGCCATAAAAGCCGCCCGTTTATGGGGATATAAAGTAAAAGGCATAGCAAAGAACAAAGCTAAGATAATTGTAGCAGACGGTAACTTTCATGGTCGTACAACCACAATAATAAGTTTTTCCTCCGATAAGGAATATAAAGAAGGCTTCGGTCCTTTAACGCCCGGTTTCATATCTGTGCCGTTCGGTGATGAAAAAGCTCTGCAAAAAGCTATTACGCCCGATGTCTGTGCATTTTTAGTAGAGCCTATGCAAGGGGAGGGGGGGATAATAATTCCGCCAAAAGGCTGGCTGCAAAAAGTACAAAAAATATGCAAAGAAAATAACGTACTTCTTATTTTAGATGAGATACAAACCGGCTTGGGACGCACAGGAAAAATGTTCGCCTTTAGTCATGAGATTGACAAACCCGACGGGCTGATATTGGGTAAGGCATTGGGGGGCGGAATCATGCCGGTTTCGATGTTCCTTGCCAAAAAAGAGGTGATGGAACAATTCAAACCCGGCTCACACGGCTCTACATTCGGGGGCAACCCTCTTGCTGCTGCCATAGGCATGGAGGCTTTGAATGTGTTGATGGAAGAAAATCTGGCGGAAAACAGCCAATTTCTCGGGCAATATATGAAGAAAAGAATAAAAAAAATAAATAGTCCGCTGATAAAAGATGTAAGGGGCAAAGGTCTTTGGATAGGTGTGGAAATAGATAAAAAATATGCGTCCGCCAGAACGGTATGTGAAGAAATGCTAAAAAAAGGCGTGTTAAGTAAAGAAACGCATGAAACGGTGGTAAGGTTTGCTCCGCCATTGGTGATAACTAAAGGCGTAATTGATGAGGTAATAGGGATTTTAGATGAAACTCTGACTGAAATTGAATATAAGAGTTAA
- a CDS encoding histidinol-phosphate transaminase, with product MTLKPKESILKIQPYKGGLSKSKNEAKTIKLSSNETPLGASPKAIEAYKNEAGKLFRYPDGGATILREAIGQVYGLNPDRIVCGAGSDEIISFLCLAYAGAGDEVIYTEHGFLMYRIYSLTVGATPVSVPETDLKTSVDNILNAVTDKTKIVFIANPNNPTGSYISGGEVKRLRQNLRDDILLVLDGAYAEYVEKDDYTAGEDIVDLGENTVMTRTFSKIYGLAALRIGWAYCPESVADVLNRTRGPFNVSSASISAATAAVKDVEFTKKTKDFNNLQLQNMTLELNNIGLESVPSVGNFILVDFKNAQKANYAFEFLMEQGIIVRPVGNYGLDQFLRITIGLEDENKAVINALTQFMND from the coding sequence ATGACATTAAAACCAAAAGAATCCATACTGAAGATACAGCCATATAAGGGCGGTTTGTCAAAATCGAAGAATGAGGCTAAAACAATCAAGCTTTCATCTAACGAAACACCACTTGGTGCAAGCCCCAAAGCCATAGAAGCATATAAGAACGAAGCCGGAAAATTATTCAGATATCCCGATGGCGGTGCAACTATATTGCGTGAAGCTATAGGGCAAGTATATGGGTTGAACCCCGACCGTATAGTTTGCGGAGCAGGTTCAGATGAGATTATCTCGTTCCTTTGCCTTGCATATGCAGGAGCAGGTGACGAGGTTATCTATACCGAACATGGTTTCCTTATGTACAGGATATACAGCCTGACAGTAGGTGCAACGCCTGTTAGTGTTCCTGAAACGGATTTAAAAACATCTGTAGATAATATCTTAAATGCCGTTACCGATAAAACAAAGATAGTATTCATTGCTAACCCTAATAACCCGACAGGCAGCTATATATCGGGCGGAGAGGTAAAACGCCTGCGTCAGAACTTACGTGATGATATATTGCTTGTATTAGACGGTGCATATGCCGAATATGTAGAAAAAGACGATTATACGGCAGGTGAGGATATTGTGGATTTGGGTGAAAATACCGTTATGACCCGTACCTTCTCAAAAATATACGGTCTGGCGGCACTGCGTATAGGCTGGGCATATTGCCCTGAATCGGTCGCCGATGTGCTAAACAGAACAAGAGGACCTTTTAACGTATCATCAGCCTCTATAAGTGCGGCAACCGCAGCCGTAAAAGACGTGGAGTTCACTAAAAAAACAAAGGATTTCAATAACCTCCAACTTCAGAATATGACTTTAGAACTCAATAATATAGGGCTGGAATCAGTCCCAAGCGTGGGTAATTTTATTCTGGTTGATTTTAAAAACGCACAAAAAGCAAATTATGCATTTGAATTTTTGATGGAACAAGGTATCATCGTCCGTCCGGTAGGTAATTACGGACTTGATCAATTCCTGAGAATCACTATAGGTCTGGAAGATGAGAACAAAGCCGTAATAAACGCTTTGACTCAATTTATGAATGATTAG
- a CDS encoding GNAT family N-acetyltransferase: MPLEIRKAKDDDFEGIWEIFHHIVNEGTSFIYKDDTTREKAHKLWMEETTPFVAVLEGKIVGFYLIRQNKVGRGSHVCNAAYMVHHEYRKQKIGQALCEHSLNEAKKQGYKAMQFNIVVSTNHKAVALWMKMGFEVVGTIPQAFEHKELGLVDAYIMHRFL, translated from the coding sequence ATGCCGTTGGAAATAAGAAAAGCTAAAGATGATGATTTTGAAGGGATATGGGAGATATTCCATCACATAGTCAATGAAGGAACAAGTTTTATTTATAAAGATGATACGACACGTGAAAAGGCTCATAAGCTATGGATGGAGGAAACTACTCCGTTTGTTGCCGTTTTAGAAGGTAAAATAGTAGGTTTTTACCTCATAAGACAAAATAAGGTGGGGCGTGGTTCGCATGTCTGTAATGCAGCATATATGGTGCATCATGAATACCGCAAACAAAAGATAGGTCAGGCTTTGTGTGAGCATTCTTTAAATGAAGCCAAAAAGCAGGGTTATAAAGCCATGCAGTTCAATATCGTAGTAAGTACCAACCATAAAGCCGTAGCATTATGGATGAAAATGGGCTTTGAGGTGGTAGGAACTATCCCTCAGGCATTCGAGCATAAGGAACTGGGGCTTGTTGATGCGTATATAATGCACAGATTTCTTTAG
- a CDS encoding arginase: protein MKKILIPYACGEGAKDNGCADAPKHLKNIGLGSHIKARWTGEYKSDKTDKYEIIKDSCSRLSDDVIKAVSKGNFPITIGGDHSMAVGTWSGVTTGLNVQGNFGLIWFDAHMDAHTPQTSDSGAYHGMPLAHLLGYGDEDLCSVGSNMPKISPAHLCLIGIRSFEEKEANLLQKLGVRIFYIDEVKRRGLHDVISEALKIVKNNTQGYGITIDVDVFDPSEAPGTGTKEPDGLHRAEAVEAFCVFKGDKDLRAVELAEYNHHLGNKGITSKLIFDILGAIFK, encoded by the coding sequence ATGAAAAAAATACTAATACCATATGCCTGTGGCGAAGGTGCTAAAGATAACGGTTGTGCAGATGCACCGAAACATTTGAAGAATATCGGTCTTGGTTCGCACATTAAAGCAAGGTGGACGGGTGAATATAAGTCCGATAAAACCGATAAGTACGAAATAATAAAAGATAGCTGTAGCAGACTTTCGGACGATGTTATCAAAGCAGTTAGTAAGGGGAATTTCCCCATAACTATAGGCGGTGACCATTCTATGGCAGTGGGAACATGGAGCGGAGTAACTACCGGACTTAATGTGCAGGGGAATTTCGGTCTTATATGGTTTGACGCACATATGGACGCACACACGCCGCAAACCTCCGATTCGGGTGCATATCACGGTATGCCGTTAGCACATTTGCTAGGATATGGCGATGAAGACCTGTGTTCTGTAGGTAGTAACATGCCTAAAATATCACCTGCCCATCTTTGCCTTATCGGTATCAGGAGCTTTGAAGAAAAAGAAGCGAACCTGCTGCAAAAATTAGGCGTGCGTATCTTTTACATTGATGAGGTCAAAAGAAGGGGACTGCACGATGTGATAAGCGAGGCTCTTAAAATAGTGAAAAACAATACCCAAGGATACGGCATAACGATAGATGTAGATGTCTTCGACCCCTCAGAAGCACCGGGGACGGGTACAAAAGAACCTGACGGTCTGCATAGGGCGGAAGCCGTAGAGGCGTTCTGTGTTTTTAAAGGTGATAAAGACCTAAGAGCGGTTGAGCTTGCCGAATATAATCATCATCTGGGCAACAAAGGAATAACTTCAAAACTTATTTTCGATATATTAGGGGCGATTTTTAAGTAA
- the trxB gene encoding thioredoxin-disulfide reductase translates to MAEHRTKMLIIGSGPAGYTAAIYAARANIEPILVQGMQPGGQLTITTEVENYPGFENAIQGPWLMEQMQKQAEHVGTNVIFDHIKEVDFSSRPFKAISETGDKFIADTVVICTGAQAKWLGLESEAKYQGYGVSGCATCDGFFFKNKEVYVIGGGNTAVEEALYLTNHASKVNLVHRRDSLRAEKVMQDRLFRHEKIEVIWDTELEEITGDENPLNVTGVKLKNAKTGEITQKPADGVFIAIGHKPNTAMFKGKVDMDEEGYIKVTAGTCNTNIKGVFAAGDVQDKRYRQAVTAAGMGCMAALDAEKLLAEEDSQDVSQKESA, encoded by the coding sequence ATGGCTGAACATCGTACTAAAATGTTGATAATAGGATCAGGGCCCGCAGGTTACACGGCTGCAATATATGCGGCACGTGCAAATATCGAACCTATATTAGTACAGGGAATGCAGCCGGGCGGTCAGCTAACCATAACCACCGAAGTAGAGAATTATCCCGGATTTGAAAATGCTATTCAAGGTCCATGGCTTATGGAACAAATGCAAAAACAGGCAGAGCATGTGGGAACTAATGTAATATTCGACCACATAAAAGAAGTGGATTTTTCATCACGTCCGTTCAAGGCTATATCTGAAACAGGTGATAAATTTATTGCAGATACGGTAGTTATCTGTACGGGAGCACAGGCAAAATGGCTAGGGCTTGAAAGCGAGGCAAAATATCAGGGGTACGGTGTTTCAGGCTGTGCAACATGTGACGGGTTTTTCTTCAAAAATAAGGAAGTATATGTAATAGGAGGCGGAAATACCGCAGTTGAAGAGGCTTTATACCTTACAAACCACGCAAGTAAAGTTAATCTGGTGCATAGACGTGATTCATTGCGTGCTGAAAAAGTGATGCAGGACAGGCTTTTCAGGCATGAGAAAATAGAGGTTATCTGGGATACCGAGCTAGAGGAAATAACAGGCGATGAAAATCCGCTGAACGTTACAGGCGTTAAATTGAAAAATGCAAAAACAGGAGAAATAACCCAAAAACCTGCCGACGGCGTTTTCATAGCGATAGGTCATAAGCCCAATACCGCTATGTTTAAAGGCAAGGTAGATATGGACGAAGAAGGCTATATCAAAGTTACTGCCGGGACTTGCAATACCAACATAAAAGGCGTGTTCGCCGCAGGTGATGTACAGGACAAAAGATACCGTCAGGCGGTAACTGCCGCAGGTATGGGCTGTATGGCAGCACTCGATGCTGAAAAATTACTTGCCGAAGAAGATTCCCAAGACGTTTCTCAAAAAGAATCCGCTTAG